The proteins below come from a single Chryseobacterium sp. MA9 genomic window:
- a CDS encoding iron-sulfur cluster assembly accessory protein, giving the protein MIKVSDYAKEKAIQLMTEDGFNPAEDYIRVGVKSGGCSGLEYVLKFDNQKTDTDQIFEDNNIKIIIDKKSILYLAGTTLEYSGGLNGKGFVFNNPNASRTCGCGESFSL; this is encoded by the coding sequence ATGATAAAAGTATCAGACTATGCAAAGGAGAAAGCCATCCAGTTAATGACGGAAGATGGTTTTAACCCTGCTGAAGATTATATAAGAGTAGGGGTGAAAAGCGGCGGATGCTCTGGTTTAGAGTATGTTTTAAAGTTTGATAACCAAAAAACAGACACAGATCAGATTTTTGAGGATAATAACATCAAAATTATTATAGATAAAAAATCCATCCTTTATTTGGCAGGAACAACTCTTGAGTATTCAGGAGGATTGAACGGAAAAGGGTTTGTTTTTAACAACCCGAATGCATCCAGAACATGTGGATGTGGAGAATCATTTAGTCTTTAG